A single window of Flavobacterium aestivum DNA harbors:
- a CDS encoding efflux RND transporter periplasmic adaptor subunit has protein sequence MKIKNVVYTLLIIGFVGFIGYRISSNNAKNNGSKDKDQKDKPISVTGIVVQPKTFDNDLSLSGSIEANEQIEIHSEVSGIVEGIYFQEGSNVTKGQLLFKVNDIELRAQLAQANTKEGLAAENERRAKLLLQKEAISQEEYDIARADHKSTQAQSQLIKAQIAKTSVRAPFSGKIGLRAISPGTYITPTVLVAKLVNSSKLKITFSIPEKYASQVKTNTALSFTVEGSTEKFIAKVYAIEPEVAVATRTLQVRAITENSQGKLLPGTFAKVILPLSTIKDAIVVPTEAIIPVQNGKKVYISNNGMAKEVMVETATRTDATILVLSGLKVGDTLLTSGVMTLKDSTKVKVALDMKKH, from the coding sequence ATGAAAATAAAAAATGTTGTTTACACTTTATTGATAATCGGATTCGTTGGATTCATCGGTTATAGAATTTCTTCTAACAATGCAAAAAATAATGGTTCGAAAGATAAAGACCAAAAGGACAAACCAATTTCCGTAACAGGAATTGTAGTTCAACCAAAGACTTTTGATAACGACTTATCGCTTTCGGGTTCTATTGAAGCCAATGAACAAATCGAAATTCATTCTGAAGTTTCCGGAATAGTTGAAGGGATTTATTTTCAAGAAGGAAGCAATGTCACTAAAGGTCAACTATTATTTAAAGTAAATGATATTGAATTAAGAGCGCAATTGGCTCAAGCCAATACTAAAGAAGGTTTAGCTGCTGAAAATGAAAGAAGAGCTAAATTATTATTACAAAAAGAAGCAATCAGTCAAGAAGAATATGATATTGCAAGAGCTGACCATAAATCTACCCAAGCACAGAGTCAATTAATTAAAGCCCAAATTGCGAAAACATCAGTTCGTGCTCCATTTTCAGGAAAAATTGGTCTACGCGCTATTTCACCGGGAACTTATATAACTCCAACAGTTTTGGTAGCCAAATTGGTTAACAGCAGTAAATTAAAAATCACTTTTTCGATTCCTGAGAAATATGCTTCACAAGTAAAAACCAATACCGCTTTAAGTTTCACTGTTGAAGGATCTACTGAGAAATTCATTGCCAAAGTATATGCAATTGAACCAGAAGTTGCCGTTGCAACACGAACACTTCAAGTAAGAGCAATTACAGAAAACAGTCAAGGAAAACTATTACCGGGAACATTTGCAAAAGTGATATTGCCTCTAAGCACTATAAAAGATGCCATTGTAGTACCAACAGAAGCAATTATACCAGTTCAAAATGGTAAAAAAGTATACATTTCTAATAATGGAATGGCCAAAGAAGTTATGGTAGAAACTGCCACTAGAACTGATGCTACTATCTTGGTTCTTTCAGGCTTAAAAGTGGGTGATACTTTATTAACAAGTGGAGTTATGACCCTAAAAGATTCTACTAAGGTAAAAGTGGCTTTGGATATGAAAAAGCATTAG
- a CDS encoding TolC family protein: MNTKLFLKSFLLFFLCFSTGNAQELLTLENAVKIALENNYEIKIADNNLKINQANVAIGNAGMLPSINAVATDNNSILNTSQTRSDGTTVNLKNAKNNNLNYGVALDWTIFDGMKMFAKYDQLKELQNMSDAQLKMTIIDKTSSVNSVYYDLIQEQQKLSDLDSTIVISQKRLEFTKNRYTIGKGSKLDVLNAQVDLNTDLGNLLKEKQTYANAKTLLNQILARDLKTDFKVSEGIKVDRKLQLAELIALAEKQNPELEMQIINKKVSELELKQIKGERYPTVKLNTGYNFNDTRSSLGFTTQSSAHGLNYGFSASLNLFDGDAQNRNEKIAKMQVDNSRLLIDQQLIQLRSNLTVAFQIYLTNLDLIDLEENNTAIAKQNLEITAEKFKIGTITSVEFRAAQLNYINSKIRLSSAQFQAKLSEITLRELAGNLNF; the protein is encoded by the coding sequence ATGAATACCAAACTGTTTCTTAAAAGCTTCTTGCTGTTTTTCCTTTGCTTTTCAACAGGAAATGCACAAGAATTGCTTACTCTTGAAAATGCCGTTAAAATTGCATTAGAAAACAATTATGAAATAAAAATTGCCGACAATAATTTAAAAATCAATCAAGCTAATGTAGCCATTGGAAATGCTGGAATGTTACCATCAATAAATGCAGTAGCTACAGATAATAACAGCATCTTGAATACTTCTCAGACCCGATCTGATGGAACTACAGTAAATTTAAAAAATGCCAAAAACAATAATTTGAATTATGGTGTTGCTTTGGATTGGACCATTTTTGACGGAATGAAAATGTTTGCAAAATACGATCAGTTGAAGGAATTGCAAAACATGAGCGACGCTCAATTGAAAATGACCATAATCGATAAAACGAGTAGTGTCAATTCTGTTTATTATGATTTGATACAAGAGCAACAAAAATTATCTGATTTGGATTCTACAATTGTAATTTCCCAAAAAAGATTAGAATTCACCAAAAACAGATACACCATCGGAAAAGGATCTAAACTCGATGTGCTAAACGCTCAAGTCGATTTGAATACGGATTTGGGTAACTTATTAAAAGAAAAGCAAACTTACGCTAATGCCAAAACGCTTTTGAACCAAATTTTAGCACGTGATCTTAAAACTGATTTTAAGGTTTCCGAAGGTATTAAGGTAGATAGAAAATTACAGTTGGCAGAACTAATTGCATTGGCAGAGAAACAAAATCCTGAATTAGAAATGCAAATTATTAATAAGAAAGTATCTGAATTAGAATTGAAGCAAATCAAAGGAGAGCGTTATCCAACGGTTAAACTAAACACCGGTTACAATTTCAATGATACAAGATCAAGTCTTGGTTTTACAACTCAATCTTCAGCACACGGTTTAAATTATGGTTTTTCGGCCTCTTTAAATTTGTTTGATGGTGATGCCCAAAACAGAAATGAAAAAATTGCTAAAATGCAAGTTGACAATTCTAGACTATTAATTGACCAACAATTGATTCAGCTACGAAGCAATTTGACTGTAGCCTTCCAGATTTATTTAACCAATTTGGATTTGATTGATTTAGAAGAAAACAATACTGCTATTGCTAAACAAAATCTTGAAATAACAGCCGAAAAATTCAAAATTGGAACCATTACCTCTGTCGAATTTAGAGCAGCACAATTAAATTATATCAATTCAAAAATTCGTTTGAGCAGTGCACAGTTTCAAGCGAAGTTGTCCGAAATTACATTAAGAGAATTAGCCGGAAATCTTAATTTTTAA
- a CDS encoding bestrophin family protein: MIPYNPKIWFAYIFRLHKSDTFRNLYPLLLLIAVYSGAIAYLEIEYFKLKDTSQVKNLYVIHTTLGFVISLLLAYRINSAYDRWWEGRKLWGALVNNSRNLAIKLSVMLKDEKDLAYFRKLIPSYASMLNKHLKDEETSMQLFDHVDLVLDHHKHRPNQIAKMLFQKINDLYITHKISGDQLIILNSEIQSFTDICGACERIKNTPIPYSYSTFIKKFIFIFVLTLPYAYTFILGYYIIPVVSFIFYVLASIELISEEIEEPFGYDDNDLPTTKISENIKKHIEEIL; this comes from the coding sequence ATGATTCCATACAATCCTAAAATTTGGTTCGCTTACATCTTTCGCCTTCACAAATCGGATACATTTAGAAATTTATATCCATTATTACTTTTAATTGCAGTTTACTCAGGTGCAATAGCTTATCTTGAGATTGAATATTTTAAATTAAAAGATACAAGCCAAGTCAAAAACCTTTATGTAATCCATACAACATTAGGTTTTGTAATCTCTTTGCTATTGGCTTACCGAATCAATTCGGCCTATGACCGTTGGTGGGAAGGACGTAAATTATGGGGAGCTTTGGTCAATAACAGCCGAAACCTTGCCATCAAACTTTCTGTTATGCTAAAGGATGAAAAAGATTTGGCCTATTTTAGAAAGTTAATTCCAAGTTATGCTTCAATGCTAAACAAACATTTAAAAGATGAAGAAACAAGTATGCAATTGTTTGATCATGTTGATTTAGTATTGGATCATCACAAACACCGACCGAATCAAATCGCTAAAATGTTGTTTCAAAAAATAAATGATTTGTACATTACCCATAAAATATCGGGAGATCAGCTTATCATTTTAAACAGCGAAATTCAATCTTTTACTGATATTTGTGGAGCATGTGAGCGTATCAAAAACACACCAATACCCTACTCCTACAGTACCTTTATCAAAAAGTTTATATTTATTTTCGTCTTAACTTTACCTTACGCTTATACATTTATTTTAGGGTATTATATAATTCCGGTAGTGTCTTTTATATTTTATGTACTAGCTAGTATCGAATTAATTTCAGAAGAAATTGAAGAGCCTTTTGGATACGATGATAACGATTTGCCAACAACAAAAATTTCAGAAAATATTAAAAAACATATAGAAGAAATATTATAA
- a CDS encoding efflux RND transporter permease subunit, with protein MSLSTLSIKRPVLTIVMNLTIILFGVIGYTYLGVREFPSIDPAQVSIRTNYTGANSDIIESQITEPLEKAINSIDGIRNVTSSSAQGSSSITVEFNLDKNLEEAANDVRDKVSQAIRNLPQDIDAPPVVSKADANSDAIISMTVQSDTRNALELSDYAENVIGQRLETIPGVSGVQIWGQKRYAMRLWINPEKLAAYGCTVAEVRDALNSQNVELPSGKITGNNTELTVKTVGNLSKPEEFNNIIIRSVGEKIVRFSDVGTAVLGPENIETKMTQSGTPLVGVAVVPLPGANYLDIASEFYKQFERLKKDLPKDIKLNIAIDNTVFVKKSVIEVAETLGISILLVILIIFLFFRDWAIAFRPLIDIPVSLIATFFIMWLFGFSINVLTLLAIVLATGLVVDDGIVVTENIFKKVEEGMSPIEAAIKGSNEIFFAVISISITLAAVFLPVIFLEGFVGRLFREFGVVIGAAVLISAFVSLTLTPMLNAYLMKGGEQKKSKFYIRTEPFFIKLNSTYANALESFMKRKWLSFPILIVCFGLIYLFFNILKKETAPYDDRSSIVMSITTPEGSSYDYTDRFMQEISRLIDDSIPEKKVALVITSPGFISSSVNSGRVRIALVDPDKRKLNQKEIADKLTKWTSNYSEAKTSVTEQPTIAVNRRGGLPIQYIIQAPNFEKLREKIPLFMDEAAKSDVFSVTDVNLKFNKPEINVSIDRAKAESLGISVKDVAQTLQLSLSGQRFGYFIRNGKQYQVVGQFEREDRSKPLDLTSMYVKNNKGELIQMDNVVKIEEESNPPQLYHNNRYMSATVFAGLAPGKSLSEGIDAMNEIKAKVLDDSFTTDLGGESRDFVESSSNTSFAFGLALLLIFLILAAQFESFIDPFIIILTVPMAVAGALFSLWLFNQTWNIFSQIGTIMLIGLVTKNGILIVEFANQLREQGKPKLEAILEASESRLRPILMTSLAISLGALPIALSLGAAATSRIGMGVVIVGGTIFSLILTLFVIPALYLMWSKARKHYPEFDHIDEYEHEIKK; from the coding sequence ATGAGTTTATCCACATTAAGCATCAAAAGACCAGTACTTACAATCGTCATGAATTTAACGATTATTTTGTTTGGGGTTATAGGTTACACTTATCTGGGAGTTAGAGAATTCCCTTCTATAGATCCTGCTCAAGTTTCTATCAGAACCAATTATACTGGAGCCAATTCGGATATTATTGAATCCCAAATTACCGAACCTCTAGAAAAAGCAATCAATTCAATAGACGGAATCCGAAATGTAACCTCTTCTAGTGCTCAAGGAAGCAGCAGTATTACAGTTGAGTTCAATTTGGATAAAAATCTGGAAGAAGCGGCCAATGATGTCCGAGACAAAGTATCACAAGCAATTCGAAACTTACCACAAGATATTGATGCACCTCCTGTTGTTTCTAAGGCTGATGCCAATAGTGATGCAATTATTTCGATGACAGTACAAAGTGATACCCGAAACGCATTAGAATTGAGTGATTATGCCGAAAATGTTATTGGGCAACGACTAGAAACCATACCAGGAGTTAGTGGAGTACAGATTTGGGGACAAAAACGATATGCCATGCGATTGTGGATTAATCCAGAAAAATTGGCCGCCTATGGTTGTACAGTTGCAGAAGTTCGTGATGCCTTAAACAGTCAAAATGTTGAATTACCTTCTGGAAAAATTACGGGTAACAATACAGAATTGACAGTAAAAACAGTTGGAAATCTTTCAAAACCAGAAGAATTCAACAATATCATCATTCGATCAGTTGGAGAAAAAATAGTTCGTTTTAGCGATGTGGGTACAGCCGTATTGGGACCTGAAAATATCGAGACCAAAATGACTCAGTCAGGCACTCCCCTAGTTGGTGTTGCGGTTGTACCGCTTCCGGGAGCCAATTATTTGGATATTGCAAGTGAATTTTACAAACAATTTGAACGTTTAAAAAAGGATTTACCAAAAGACATTAAACTAAATATCGCTATTGACAATACCGTTTTTGTAAAAAAATCAGTGATTGAAGTAGCCGAAACACTTGGAATTTCAATCCTATTGGTAATATTGATTATCTTTTTGTTTTTTAGGGATTGGGCAATTGCTTTCAGACCATTAATAGATATTCCTGTTTCTCTGATAGCAACATTCTTTATTATGTGGCTTTTTGGATTTTCGATAAATGTACTTACACTACTTGCAATTGTTCTTGCCACAGGATTGGTTGTAGATGACGGTATTGTAGTTACCGAGAATATTTTCAAGAAAGTAGAAGAAGGAATGTCTCCTATTGAAGCGGCGATTAAAGGATCGAATGAGATTTTCTTTGCAGTTATTTCAATATCCATCACTCTGGCAGCAGTATTTTTGCCAGTTATTTTCCTCGAAGGTTTTGTCGGACGATTGTTTCGGGAATTTGGTGTCGTCATTGGAGCTGCTGTATTAATCTCAGCTTTCGTGTCTTTAACATTAACCCCAATGTTGAATGCCTACTTAATGAAAGGAGGAGAACAAAAAAAATCAAAATTCTATATTCGTACCGAACCTTTTTTTATAAAACTAAATAGTACTTATGCTAACGCATTAGAGTCTTTTATGAAAAGGAAATGGTTGAGTTTCCCTATTCTGATCGTTTGTTTTGGATTGATTTATTTGTTTTTCAATATTTTGAAAAAAGAAACTGCACCTTATGACGACCGTAGTTCTATTGTGATGTCTATTACCACACCCGAAGGATCTTCCTATGATTATACAGATCGTTTCATGCAGGAAATATCAAGACTGATTGACGACTCCATTCCTGAGAAAAAAGTAGCATTGGTAATCACTTCTCCTGGATTTATCTCATCATCTGTAAATAGTGGTAGAGTTCGTATTGCCTTGGTAGATCCGGACAAAAGAAAATTAAACCAAAAAGAAATAGCAGATAAACTCACCAAATGGACTAGCAACTATTCCGAAGCGAAAACTTCGGTAACAGAACAGCCAACGATTGCCGTGAATAGACGCGGTGGTTTACCAATTCAATATATTATTCAGGCTCCAAACTTCGAAAAATTAAGAGAAAAAATTCCGTTGTTTATGGATGAAGCTGCAAAAAGCGACGTTTTCTCTGTTACCGATGTGAATTTAAAATTCAATAAACCGGAAATCAACGTTTCTATTGATAGAGCTAAGGCCGAAAGTTTAGGAATTTCAGTAAAAGATGTTGCCCAAACCTTACAGCTTTCCTTGAGTGGTCAGCGCTTTGGCTATTTTATCAGAAACGGAAAACAATACCAAGTTGTGGGTCAGTTTGAGAGAGAAGATCGTTCCAAACCATTGGATTTGACATCTATGTATGTAAAAAACAATAAAGGAGAACTTATTCAGATGGACAATGTGGTCAAGATTGAAGAAGAAAGCAATCCTCCGCAATTGTATCATAATAACAGGTACATGTCGGCAACAGTTTTTGCAGGACTCGCTCCAGGCAAAAGTCTTAGCGAAGGAATTGATGCGATGAACGAAATCAAAGCTAAAGTGCTGGATGATTCATTTACCACCGATTTAGGAGGGGAATCCAGAGACTTTGTCGAAAGTAGCTCGAATACTTCATTCGCTTTTGGACTAGCACTATTATTGATTTTTCTAATATTGGCTGCTCAATTTGAAAGCTTTATTGATCCATTTATTATTATCCTGACAGTTCCGATGGCGGTAGCAGGAGCATTATTTTCGCTTTGGTTATTTAATCAAACCTGGAATATTTTCAGTCAGATTGGAACCATTATGCTGATTGGTTTGGTAACCAAGAACGGTATTTTGATTGTAGAATTTGCCAATCAATTACGAGAGCAAGGAAAACCAAAATTAGAAGCTATTTTAGAAGCTTCAGAATCAAGGTTACGCCCAATTTTGATGACCAGTTTGGCCATTTCATTAGGAGCATTACCAATTGCATTGTCTCTGGGAGCTGCGGCCACCAGTAGAATTGGAATGGGAGTTGTTATCGTGGGAGGTACAATTTTCTCTTTGATCCTAACTTTATTTGTAATTCCAGCTTTGTATCTAATGTGGTCCAAAGCCCGCAAACATTATCCAGAATTTGATCATATTGATGAATATGAACATGAGATAAAAAAATAA
- the pheT gene encoding phenylalanine--tRNA ligase subunit beta, producing the protein MKISYNWLKQFIKIDWKSEETSALLTDLGLEVEVVEKYQSVKGGLEGIVVGHVLTCIPHPDADRLKITTVDLGDGVPLQIVCGASNVDAGQKVPVATIGTVLYDKEGNTFTIKKGKIRGQESHGMICAEDELGLGESHDGIMVLDQSIPAGTLASTVFKIENDEVFEIGLTPNRADAMSHLGTARDLRAGFLQRGINVELITPSVSNFRIDKRTLKIDVDVKEIQLAPRYCGVTISGITVKESPEWLKNRLKAIGINPKNNIVDVTNYVLHDLGQPLHAFDASKINGKIIVKTLPAGTKFTTLDDIERTLHEEDLMICDEKGPLCIAGVFGGKKSGVTETTNSIFLESAYFNPVSIRKTAKRHQLNTDSSFRFERGIDPTITEYALKRAALLIQEVAGGEITSDVINIYQKKIEDFTVFLNFKNVARIIGQEIPKDTIKQILASLEIKINSVSDAGLGLVIPSYRVDVQREIDVIEEILRVYGYNNIIFSKKLNATVSNSPRNEDYKVQNIVATQLNSLGFHEMMANSLTTASYIQLSESLKEEYNVTMLNPLSNDLATMRQSLLFSGLEAISYNINRKNADLKLFEFGKSYHKFLAGYGEIKHLTLFQTGSKNKENWTNAQKPSDFFLFKGYVEGVLSRLGISKTKSLPVSTDVFSEGIAIGLGNDTLVEFGVVKKSVLKHFGIKQEVFFADFNWGSVLKLMSSKIKFTEIPKYPEVRRDLALLLDQNVTYDSIYTIARQTEKSLLKDVNLFDVYEGQNLPEGKKSYALSFTIQDDTKTLEDAQIDKIMNKLIKNFETELGASLR; encoded by the coding sequence ATGAAAATATCTTACAACTGGTTAAAACAGTTCATTAAAATAGATTGGAAATCCGAGGAAACATCAGCATTACTAACAGATTTGGGTCTTGAAGTAGAAGTTGTTGAAAAATACCAATCGGTAAAAGGAGGACTAGAAGGAATCGTTGTAGGACATGTGCTTACTTGTATTCCACATCCTGATGCTGACCGCTTAAAAATCACTACAGTAGATTTAGGTGATGGAGTTCCTTTGCAAATTGTGTGTGGTGCCAGTAATGTTGATGCAGGACAAAAAGTACCTGTTGCAACAATTGGAACCGTTTTATATGATAAAGAAGGAAATACATTTACCATAAAAAAAGGAAAAATCAGAGGACAAGAAAGCCATGGAATGATTTGTGCCGAAGACGAATTAGGTCTTGGTGAAAGTCATGACGGAATTATGGTTCTTGACCAATCTATTCCAGCAGGAACTTTGGCATCTACTGTTTTCAAAATTGAAAATGATGAAGTTTTCGAAATTGGGTTGACACCAAACCGTGCAGATGCAATGAGCCATTTAGGAACTGCACGTGACTTAAGAGCTGGATTTTTACAAAGAGGAATCAATGTAGAGTTGATTACTCCATCAGTAAGTAATTTTAGAATTGACAAAAGAACTTTAAAGATTGATGTTGATGTCAAAGAAATTCAACTTGCACCTAGATATTGCGGAGTTACGATCTCAGGTATAACTGTAAAAGAATCTCCTGAGTGGTTAAAGAATAGATTGAAAGCAATTGGAATCAATCCAAAAAATAATATTGTAGATGTTACCAATTATGTTTTACATGATTTAGGACAACCACTACATGCTTTTGACGCATCAAAAATAAACGGCAAAATCATTGTAAAAACACTTCCAGCAGGAACTAAATTCACAACTTTAGACGATATCGAAAGAACTTTGCATGAAGAAGATTTGATGATTTGTGACGAGAAAGGACCACTTTGTATTGCTGGGGTATTTGGAGGAAAGAAATCTGGCGTAACAGAAACCACAAATTCAATCTTCTTAGAAAGCGCTTATTTTAATCCTGTAAGTATTAGAAAAACGGCTAAAAGACATCAACTAAACACAGATTCTTCTTTTAGATTTGAAAGAGGAATCGATCCAACCATTACTGAATATGCTTTAAAAAGAGCAGCTTTATTAATTCAAGAAGTAGCTGGTGGTGAAATCACTTCAGATGTAATCAACATTTATCAAAAGAAAATTGAGGATTTTACAGTATTCTTAAATTTTAAAAATGTTGCAAGAATCATTGGTCAGGAAATACCAAAAGATACGATCAAACAAATTTTAGCTTCATTAGAAATTAAAATAAATAGTGTTTCTGATGCTGGTTTGGGATTGGTAATTCCTTCTTATAGAGTTGATGTACAAAGAGAAATTGATGTAATCGAAGAAATTTTAAGAGTTTACGGTTACAACAATATTATTTTTTCAAAAAAATTAAATGCAACAGTTTCTAATTCTCCACGAAATGAGGATTACAAAGTGCAAAACATTGTAGCTACACAATTGAACTCTTTAGGGTTTCATGAAATGATGGCTAATTCATTGACTACAGCTTCATATATTCAACTTTCTGAATCGTTAAAAGAAGAGTACAATGTAACAATGTTAAATCCGTTGAGTAATGACTTGGCAACGATGCGTCAGTCTTTACTGTTTTCAGGATTAGAAGCCATATCTTATAATATTAACCGTAAGAATGCTGATTTAAAGTTATTTGAATTCGGAAAATCATACCATAAATTCCTTGCTGGTTACGGAGAAATCAAACATTTGACTCTTTTTCAAACTGGTAGCAAAAACAAAGAAAATTGGACAAATGCACAAAAACCATCTGATTTCTTTTTATTCAAAGGCTACGTAGAAGGTGTTTTATCTAGATTAGGTATTTCAAAAACAAAAAGCTTACCAGTATCTACAGATGTTTTCTCTGAAGGAATTGCTATTGGTTTAGGAAATGATACTTTGGTAGAATTTGGAGTAGTTAAGAAATCAGTTTTAAAACATTTTGGAATCAAACAAGAAGTTTTCTTCGCTGATTTTAATTGGGGTTCTGTTTTGAAATTAATGTCAAGCAAAATAAAATTTACTGAAATTCCAAAATATCCTGAAGTTCGTAGAGACTTAGCTTTGTTATTGGATCAAAATGTAACATATGACAGTATTTACACTATTGCCAGACAAACAGAAAAATCGTTATTGAAAGATGTCAATTTATTTGATGTATATGAAGGACAAAATTTACCAGAAGGTAAAAAATCATACGCATTGAGTTTCACTATTCAAGATGATACTAAAACTCTTGAAGATGCTCAAATTGACAAAATCATGAACAAGCTAATTAAGAATTTCGAAACGGAGCTTGGAGCTAGTTTGAGATAA
- the recG gene encoding ATP-dependent DNA helicase RecG, which produces MSNNLLETPIEYLKGVGPNRGALLRKELGIFKYGDLVNFFPNRYIDRTRYYKINELQNNIAEVQIIGKIINIKTVEFGRNQKRLVATFIDDTGQMDLNWFQGHKWIRESLKLNEVCVIFGKCAQYGSQYSMAHPEIELLSEHQKSLRSAMQPVYPSTETLANRGITNRVVNKMMQQLFLETQALFSETLPSYLTNELKLIPKNAALFNIHFPKSAEILAKAQFRLKFEELFFIQLQLITKNLIRKHKIKGFPFTKVGELFNEFYQNHLPFELTNAQKKVIKEIRTDMGSNAQMNRLLQGDVGSGKTIVAFMSMLLALDNGYQACLMAPTEILANQHFIGLSKLAASLNINIKILTGSTKIAARRIIHEELENGSLQILIGTHALLEDKVKFQNLGLAVIDEQHRFGVEQRSKLWKKNTVPPHILVMTATPIPRTLAMSLYGDLDISVIDELPPGRKPIQTVHRFDSNRLKVWKFIRDEIALGRQIYIVYPLIQESEKMDFKDLMDGYESISRDFPLPKYSISILHGKMKPAEKDEEMKRFAEGKTNIMVATTVIEVGVNVPNASVMIIESAERFGLSQLHQLRGRVGRGADQSYCILMTSFKLSSDSKTRMETMVSTNDGFEIAEVDLKLRGPGDLMGTQQSGVLNLQIADIVRDRDVLILARNYAIQILKNDAPLQKQENAILKAVFIELTKKKNIWNYIS; this is translated from the coding sequence ATGTCTAATAATCTCCTAGAAACTCCCATAGAATATCTTAAAGGTGTTGGTCCCAATCGAGGTGCATTATTGCGTAAGGAATTAGGTATTTTTAAGTATGGAGATTTAGTCAATTTTTTTCCGAATCGCTATATCGATCGCACTCGCTATTATAAGATTAATGAACTACAAAATAATATTGCTGAGGTTCAGATTATTGGTAAGATCATCAATATTAAAACAGTTGAGTTTGGTCGCAATCAAAAACGATTGGTTGCCACATTTATAGATGATACCGGACAGATGGATCTGAACTGGTTTCAAGGCCACAAATGGATTAGAGAAAGTCTAAAGCTTAACGAAGTGTGTGTTATTTTTGGAAAATGCGCACAATACGGTAGTCAATACAGCATGGCGCATCCCGAAATCGAATTATTGAGCGAGCACCAAAAAAGTCTGCGTTCAGCCATGCAGCCTGTTTATCCATCTACTGAAACGTTGGCCAATCGCGGAATAACGAATCGTGTGGTAAACAAAATGATGCAACAATTGTTTCTGGAAACCCAAGCTCTGTTTAGCGAAACCTTACCTTCTTATTTAACTAACGAACTCAAGCTGATACCCAAAAATGCAGCTTTATTCAATATTCATTTTCCAAAGAGTGCCGAAATTTTAGCGAAAGCCCAATTCCGATTAAAATTTGAGGAGTTGTTCTTTATTCAACTGCAATTGATAACAAAGAATTTGATTCGGAAACATAAAATTAAGGGCTTTCCGTTTACCAAAGTAGGCGAACTTTTTAATGAATTTTATCAGAATCATTTGCCATTTGAATTGACAAATGCTCAAAAAAAGGTTATTAAAGAGATTAGAACCGACATGGGCAGCAATGCTCAAATGAACCGATTACTACAGGGAGATGTAGGTTCAGGAAAAACCATTGTAGCTTTTATGAGTATGTTATTGGCACTGGATAATGGTTATCAGGCCTGCTTAATGGCTCCAACCGAAATTTTGGCCAATCAGCATTTTATCGGACTGTCTAAATTGGCCGCTTCCTTGAATATCAACATAAAAATCCTAACCGGCTCTACCAAAATTGCAGCACGAAGAATCATACATGAAGAGCTGGAAAACGGAAGTTTGCAGATACTTATTGGTACACATGCTCTATTAGAAGACAAAGTAAAATTCCAAAATTTAGGCTTAGCTGTTATTGATGAGCAACACCGTTTTGGTGTTGAGCAACGCTCTAAATTATGGAAGAAGAATACTGTCCCGCCACATATCTTGGTAATGACAGCTACTCCTATTCCCAGAACTTTAGCGATGAGCTTGTATGGAGATTTAGATATTTCGGTCATAGATGAATTGCCTCCAGGCAGAAAACCCATTCAGACTGTACATCGTTTTGATTCTAATCGATTAAAAGTTTGGAAATTCATTCGGGATGAAATTGCTCTGGGACGTCAAATTTACATTGTGTATCCTCTGATTCAAGAATCGGAAAAAATGGATTTTAAAGATTTAATGGACGGTTACGAGAGTATTTCTCGCGATTTTCCACTCCCAAAATATTCAATCTCGATTCTTCACGGAAAAATGAAACCTGCCGAAAAAGATGAAGAAATGAAACGCTTCGCAGAAGGAAAAACCAATATTATGGTTGCCACAACCGTAATTGAAGTTGGTGTAAATGTTCCTAATGCCAGTGTGATGATAATAGAAAGTGCAGAGCGTTTTGGATTATCACAACTTCATCAATTACGAGGTCGCGTAGGCCGTGGTGCTGACCAAAGTTATTGTATCTTGATGACTTCCTTTAAATTATCAAGCGACAGCAAAACCCGTATGGAAACTATGGTGAGTACCAATGATGGTTTCGAAATTGCTGAGGTAGATTTAAAACTTCGTGGCCCGGGAGATTTGATGGGTACCCAACAAAGTGGTGTTCTCAATCTTCAAATTGCCGATATTGTTCGCGATAGAGACGTTCTGATTTTAGCACGAAACTATGCCATACAAATTCTGAAGAATGATGCTCCTTTACAAAAACAGGAAAACGCCATTCTAAAAGCCGTTTTCATCGAATTGACGAAAAAGAAAAACATTTGGAATTATATTAGTTGA